Proteins encoded by one window of Kribbella flavida DSM 17836:
- a CDS encoding MMPL family transporter, with the protein MTSQLRAPDHSGADTRPKGSRTKTVVPWLMLAVWIGLVVGGFSLAGKLDSVTRDGQADYLPASAQSTKVLLAEAELPGGENGLLVVLYERPGGLRPGDREAVVRGHTELAQRFGNDTAAPPEIINSADGTALMYALPLNREAVNEEARATADARDLLADRPNGLNAYVTGPTALGADMDEVFDAVDATLMLATAVVVAVLLILTYRSPLLWLVPLTAVGVAAIMSMGVVYALTQIFDFTVTSMSSALLIVLVFGAGTDYALLLVSRYREELHNHERPIDAMLAALRGAGPAILASAATVVAGLLCLLAADLNSTSGLGPVGAAGIGSTLLVMLTLFPALLVVLGRRVFWPFVPRLGVEAHAAGSRWARLGELVARRRVVSWAVPLVILGALALGTVGASGSLPQLDQFARSTPESVAGAKLIEARYPDQSGQPLTVMSRPNQSRAVLAAVKSTPGVAEAEIGRTSDDWVEISVIPADSPESAGETAMIKRLRQHVHEVAGEAVLVGGPSAERLDEAETNKSDRNLVMPLILLVVLAILGILLRAIVAPLVLVATVVVSFFGALGLCNLLFEQVLGFAGLEPSVPLIGFLFLVALGVDYNIFLMTRVREEAARHGTVEGTKLGLAVTGGVITSAGVVLAATFAVLATLPLVMLVEIGILVAVGVLIDTLLVRSIVVPALTMSLGSRIWWPSKLWRTG; encoded by the coding sequence ATGACTTCTCAACTACGGGCGCCCGACCACTCCGGCGCCGACACCAGACCGAAGGGATCACGGACCAAGACCGTGGTGCCGTGGCTCATGCTGGCTGTGTGGATCGGGCTGGTGGTGGGCGGCTTCTCACTCGCCGGCAAACTCGACTCGGTGACCCGCGACGGCCAGGCCGACTACCTGCCGGCCAGCGCCCAGTCGACCAAGGTGCTCCTGGCCGAAGCCGAGCTGCCCGGCGGCGAGAACGGCCTGCTCGTGGTCCTGTACGAACGACCCGGCGGCCTGCGACCGGGCGATCGGGAGGCGGTCGTACGCGGCCACACCGAGCTGGCGCAGCGATTCGGCAACGACACCGCCGCACCGCCCGAGATCATCAACTCCGCCGACGGCACAGCCCTGATGTACGCGCTGCCGCTCAACCGAGAGGCGGTCAACGAGGAGGCCCGCGCCACCGCGGATGCGCGTGACCTTCTCGCCGACCGGCCGAACGGTCTGAATGCCTATGTCACCGGTCCGACCGCGCTAGGGGCCGACATGGACGAGGTCTTCGATGCCGTCGACGCTACGTTGATGCTCGCCACTGCCGTAGTGGTGGCGGTCCTGCTGATCCTGACGTACCGCAGTCCGCTGCTGTGGCTGGTCCCGCTCACGGCGGTCGGGGTCGCGGCGATCATGTCGATGGGTGTTGTCTATGCACTCACCCAGATCTTCGACTTCACCGTGACGAGCATGAGCTCGGCGCTGCTGATCGTCCTGGTCTTCGGCGCGGGCACCGACTACGCCTTGCTTCTCGTGTCTCGGTACCGCGAGGAGCTGCACAACCACGAGCGGCCGATCGACGCGATGCTGGCGGCGCTGCGTGGGGCCGGCCCGGCAATCCTGGCTTCGGCGGCGACGGTGGTCGCCGGCCTGTTGTGCCTGTTGGCCGCGGATCTCAACAGCACCAGCGGTCTCGGCCCCGTGGGTGCGGCTGGCATCGGGTCCACGCTGCTCGTCATGTTGACGCTTTTCCCGGCCCTGCTGGTGGTGCTCGGGCGCCGGGTCTTTTGGCCGTTCGTGCCGCGACTCGGGGTTGAGGCACACGCAGCTGGTTCGCGGTGGGCTCGGCTCGGCGAGCTGGTTGCGCGCCGCCGCGTCGTCAGCTGGGCGGTGCCGCTGGTGATCCTGGGCGCCCTCGCGCTGGGCACAGTGGGCGCCAGCGGCTCGCTTCCGCAGCTGGACCAGTTCGCCCGTTCGACACCGGAATCGGTGGCCGGGGCGAAGCTGATCGAGGCGCGCTACCCCGACCAGAGCGGTCAGCCGCTCACCGTGATGAGTCGGCCGAACCAGAGCCGCGCGGTCCTGGCCGCCGTGAAAAGCACCCCGGGGGTTGCCGAAGCCGAGATCGGCCGGACCAGTGACGACTGGGTGGAGATCTCCGTGATCCCGGCCGACTCGCCCGAAAGCGCTGGTGAGACGGCAATGATCAAGCGGCTGCGGCAGCACGTGCACGAGGTCGCCGGCGAAGCCGTGCTGGTCGGTGGGCCGAGTGCCGAAAGGCTTGACGAGGCCGAGACCAACAAGAGCGACCGCAATCTGGTGATGCCGCTGATCTTGCTGGTGGTGCTCGCCATCCTCGGGATCCTGCTGCGGGCGATCGTGGCTCCGCTGGTCCTGGTCGCCACCGTCGTGGTGTCGTTCTTCGGAGCCCTCGGACTGTGCAATCTGTTGTTCGAGCAAGTACTCGGTTTCGCCGGGTTGGAGCCGTCAGTACCCCTGATCGGGTTTCTTTTCCTGGTCGCACTCGGAGTCGACTACAACATCTTCTTGATGACCCGGGTCCGTGAGGAAGCCGCCCGGCACGGCACGGTCGAGGGCACGAAGCTTGGCCTCGCGGTGACCGGTGGCGTGATCACCTCAGCCGGCGTCGTGCTCGCGGCGACGTTCGCGGTGCTCGCCACGCTGCCGCTCGTCATGCTCGTCGAGATTGGGATACTGGTCGCCGTCGGCGTGCTCATCGACACCTTGCTGGTGCGGTCCATCGTGGTTCCCGCACTGACGATGTCGCTGGGTTCGCGGATCTGGTGGCCCAGCAAGCTCTGGCGCACGGGATAG
- a CDS encoding sensor histidine kinase produces the protein MMALRPSVADRLLAAGAFVLGVVVAITLQAVDFDGERNVDLWAIALLGAMSAPLLARRRRPIIVVLAVLAVSTPYHILDYPHEATMPASLVAAFAAARYSAPPRRAAAVLLAVAAVTVPVLADEASGAPGDALLGVGWLFMAFFAGLAVRFHENWKAAVTARVEQERADEVERRVAEERVLIAAELHDVLAHGLAVANVQASVAAHLIDQLPRRGDASLEELSSTLHNLSDTSRATLHELRAVLDVLHGGEAEPTEPAPHLGELQRLVEMAEAADVRVDVEADGLPDELPSTVSVVAYRIIQESLTNVIRHSTAKHATVRLDQNGHRLRIAVIDHGPARASSTVTPAGFGIAGMTGRAQAVGGELSAGPDESGGFEVRASLPLPEIWRVPS, from the coding sequence ATGATGGCGCTCCGTCCGTCAGTAGCCGATCGGCTGCTGGCGGCGGGGGCGTTCGTGCTCGGCGTCGTCGTCGCGATCACGCTCCAGGCGGTCGATTTCGACGGCGAGCGCAACGTGGATCTGTGGGCGATCGCGCTTCTGGGCGCGATGTCGGCGCCGTTGCTGGCCCGCCGGCGCCGGCCGATCATCGTCGTCCTCGCGGTCCTCGCCGTGTCGACGCCGTACCACATCCTCGACTATCCCCATGAGGCCACGATGCCGGCCTCACTGGTGGCGGCGTTCGCGGCGGCGCGCTACAGCGCGCCACCGCGGCGGGCCGCCGCCGTCCTGCTGGCGGTGGCCGCGGTGACCGTACCGGTCCTCGCCGACGAGGCGTCGGGGGCACCTGGCGATGCTCTCCTCGGCGTCGGCTGGCTGTTCATGGCCTTCTTTGCCGGGCTGGCGGTCCGCTTCCATGAAAACTGGAAGGCCGCCGTCACCGCGCGGGTCGAGCAGGAGCGGGCCGACGAGGTCGAGCGGCGGGTCGCCGAGGAGCGGGTCCTGATCGCTGCCGAGCTGCACGACGTCCTGGCGCACGGCCTCGCGGTCGCGAACGTCCAGGCGTCCGTCGCTGCGCACCTGATCGACCAGCTGCCGAGGCGCGGGGATGCGTCGCTGGAGGAGCTGTCCAGCACGCTGCACAACCTGTCGGACACGAGCCGGGCCACACTCCATGAGCTGCGCGCCGTTCTGGACGTGCTGCATGGTGGCGAGGCCGAGCCAACCGAGCCAGCGCCCCACCTCGGCGAGCTGCAGCGTCTGGTGGAGATGGCCGAGGCGGCTGATGTCCGGGTCGACGTGGAAGCTGACGGCCTCCCGGACGAGTTACCGTCAACGGTGTCCGTCGTGGCCTACCGGATCATCCAGGAGTCGCTCACCAATGTCATTCGACACTCGACGGCCAAGCACGCGACCGTCCGACTCGACCAGAACGGCCACCGGCTGCGGATCGCGGTCATCGATCACGGGCCCGCGCGAGCGAGCTCAACCGTGACACCGGCCGGCTTCGGGATCGCCGGGATGACAGGGCGAGCACAGGCCGTCGGCGGCGAACTGTCCGCCGGCCCGGACGAGTCCGGAGGATTCGAGGTACGGGCCAGCCTGCCGCTGCCGGAGATCTGGCGGGTGCCGTCGTGA
- a CDS encoding response regulator, whose translation MIRVLLADDQTLVRGAFALLVNSADDMEVVGEAGTGDEAVTLTRDLRPDVVLMDIRMPSTDGIEATRQICADDASSKVLILTTFETDTNVLRGLRAGACGFLPKDTRPDALLDAIRTVAAGEALLSPGATRAVITRALSRPDAPPPERLASLTAREREVLRLVAAGRSNQEIADDLVVSPLTAKTHVARILAKLGARDRVHLVIAAYEAGLL comes from the coding sequence GTGATCCGGGTGCTGCTCGCCGACGACCAGACCCTGGTGCGCGGCGCGTTCGCGCTGCTGGTCAACTCCGCTGACGACATGGAGGTCGTCGGGGAGGCCGGCACCGGCGACGAGGCGGTGACGCTGACCCGGGACCTGCGCCCCGACGTCGTCTTGATGGACATCAGGATGCCGAGCACCGACGGCATCGAGGCGACCCGGCAGATCTGCGCTGACGATGCGAGCAGCAAGGTGCTGATCCTGACCACGTTCGAGACAGACACCAACGTACTGCGCGGCCTTCGCGCGGGGGCGTGCGGATTCCTGCCCAAGGACACCCGTCCGGACGCCCTGCTGGACGCCATCCGCACCGTCGCGGCGGGGGAGGCGCTGCTGTCGCCCGGCGCGACCAGGGCGGTCATCACCCGTGCGCTGAGTCGCCCGGACGCCCCTCCGCCTGAGCGGCTGGCCAGCCTGACGGCGCGCGAACGCGAGGTGCTTCGGCTGGTCGCCGCGGGCCGAAGCAACCAGGAGATCGCGGACGACCTGGTCGTCAGCCCACTGACCGCCAAGACTCACGTGGCCCGCATTCTGGCGAAGTTGGGCGCTCGCGACCGGGTCCATCTCGTGATCGCGGCGTACGAGGCCGGGCTGCTCTAG
- a CDS encoding GNAT family N-acetyltransferase, which translates to MAVVHWPVELQHGQVGLRPLRAGDGPEWSAARRRNVNWLRPWDATQPPGAEDGARTFRAMARDWNRQARYGRMLPFVITYGGAAGVGARAKWPLVGQLTVSGITYGSARWANLGYWVDEQYAGRGIVPTAVAMAADHCWFTLGLHRIEVAIRPENQASLRVVDKLGFRYEGERPRFLHIDGDWRDHRIFALNAEEVGPGLVARLG; encoded by the coding sequence ATGGCAGTCGTCCACTGGCCTGTCGAACTGCAGCACGGACAGGTCGGGCTCCGGCCGCTGCGCGCCGGTGACGGACCCGAGTGGAGCGCGGCCCGGCGGCGCAACGTGAACTGGCTGCGGCCGTGGGACGCCACCCAGCCGCCCGGCGCGGAGGACGGCGCCCGCACCTTCCGGGCGATGGCACGGGACTGGAACCGGCAGGCGCGGTACGGCCGGATGCTGCCGTTCGTGATCACGTACGGCGGCGCGGCGGGCGTCGGCGCACGCGCCAAGTGGCCACTGGTCGGCCAGTTGACCGTGTCCGGCATCACCTACGGCTCGGCCCGCTGGGCGAACCTCGGCTACTGGGTCGACGAGCAGTACGCCGGCCGCGGGATCGTGCCGACGGCCGTCGCGATGGCCGCGGACCACTGCTGGTTCACGCTCGGGCTGCACCGGATCGAGGTCGCGATCCGGCCCGAGAACCAGGCCAGCCTGCGGGTGGTGGACAAGCTCGGCTTCCGCTACGAGGGGGAGCGGCCGCGGTTCCTGCACATCGACGGCGACTGGCGCGACCACCGGATCTTCGCCCTGAACGCCGAGGAGGTCGGGCCCGGGCTGGTGGCCCGGCTCGGCTGA
- a CDS encoding MogA/MoaB family molybdenum cofactor biosynthesis protein, translating into MKALVVSVSNRAAAGVYSDTTGPLIAERLTEWGFDTDGPQVVPDGAPVGQALLAAVAAAYQVVITTGGTGISPTDETPERTAEVLDQQIPGIGEAIRAFGIAQGVPTAALSRGLAGVAGRTVIVNLPGSRGGVKDGLAVLEPLLRHAVDQVAGGDHVRTDDD; encoded by the coding sequence GTGAAAGCCCTCGTCGTCAGCGTCTCGAACCGCGCGGCAGCGGGTGTGTACTCCGACACCACCGGGCCGCTCATCGCCGAGCGGCTGACGGAGTGGGGCTTCGACACCGACGGGCCGCAGGTCGTGCCGGACGGTGCGCCGGTCGGGCAGGCGCTGCTGGCCGCGGTCGCCGCGGCGTACCAGGTGGTCATCACGACCGGCGGCACCGGTATCTCGCCGACCGACGAGACGCCGGAGCGGACCGCCGAGGTGCTCGACCAGCAGATCCCCGGCATCGGCGAGGCGATCCGTGCCTTCGGCATCGCGCAGGGCGTGCCGACCGCCGCCCTCTCCCGCGGCCTCGCGGGAGTCGCCGGCCGGACCGTGATCGTGAATCTGCCCGGCTCCCGGGGCGGGGTCAAGGACGGGCTCGCCGTGCTCGAACCGCTGCTGCGCCACGCCGTCGACCAGGTCGCCGGCGGTGACCACGTCCGGACGGACGACGACTGA
- the moaC gene encoding cyclic pyranopterin monophosphate synthase MoaC, whose translation MTQDVGPGGLTHVDATGAARMVDVSAKTESARRAVASGKVYVSAAVVEALRGDGVPKGDALAVARIAGIMGAKRTPDLVPLCHPIAITGVKVNLEVVDDAVLIEAVVKTTDRTGVEMEALTAVSVAGLALIDMVKAIDPAAVLSDVRVETKDGGKTGHWERP comes from the coding sequence ATGACGCAGGACGTGGGCCCCGGCGGGCTGACCCATGTGGACGCCACCGGCGCGGCCCGGATGGTCGACGTCTCGGCGAAGACCGAGTCGGCCCGGCGGGCTGTTGCCTCCGGCAAGGTTTACGTGTCGGCCGCGGTGGTCGAGGCGCTGCGCGGGGACGGCGTACCGAAGGGGGACGCGCTCGCGGTCGCCCGGATCGCCGGCATCATGGGCGCCAAGCGGACACCGGACCTGGTGCCGCTGTGCCACCCGATCGCGATCACCGGCGTGAAGGTCAACCTGGAGGTCGTCGACGACGCGGTGCTGATCGAGGCCGTGGTGAAGACCACCGACCGGACCGGCGTCGAGATGGAGGCGCTCACCGCGGTGTCCGTCGCCGGCCTCGCGCTGATCGACATGGTGAAGGCGATCGACCCGGCCGCGGTGCTGTCCGACGTCCGGGTGGAGACCAAGGACGGCGGCAAGACCGGCCACTGGGAGCGTCCGTGA
- the glp gene encoding gephyrin-like molybdotransferase Glp — protein MRRSVDEHLEEILGRVQALPPFEQPLMEALGLVLCEDIVSGVSLPGFDNSAMDGYAVQATDLAGASQDEPVTLPVVGEIAAGRSEPIVVTPGTCVRIMTGAPMPRGADSVVPVEWTDGGAAQVRIARQPALGASVRRAGEDLRAGDQVLDRDTVLGPRQLAVLAAVGRARVKVRPRPRVVVVSTGAELREPGTRLAEGQIYDSNSYTLAAAARQAGAVVYRVGIVDDDPKRIMDTLSDQLVRADLVITSGGVSKGVYDVVKEVLTKLGTIDFPEVAMQPGKPQGFGVMGDDAVPIFTLPGNPVSAYVSFEVFVRPALRKLMGRMPYRRRPVQAVVLDGFSSPAGKRQFVRAAATSGDEGWMASTVGGHGSHLLGGLSRSNALIVVPEDVTAVRAGEQVELWLLDEETG, from the coding sequence GTGAGACGCAGCGTTGACGAGCACCTCGAAGAGATTCTCGGCAGGGTGCAGGCCCTGCCGCCGTTCGAGCAGCCGTTGATGGAGGCGCTCGGGCTGGTGCTCTGCGAGGACATCGTGTCGGGCGTCAGCCTGCCGGGCTTCGACAACTCCGCGATGGACGGGTACGCCGTGCAGGCGACCGACCTGGCCGGAGCCTCGCAGGACGAGCCGGTGACGCTGCCGGTGGTCGGCGAGATCGCCGCCGGCCGGAGCGAGCCGATCGTCGTCACGCCCGGGACCTGTGTCCGGATCATGACCGGCGCCCCGATGCCGCGCGGCGCCGACAGCGTCGTACCGGTGGAGTGGACCGACGGCGGCGCGGCGCAAGTCCGGATCGCGCGGCAGCCCGCGCTCGGCGCCTCCGTACGCCGGGCCGGTGAGGACCTGCGCGCCGGGGACCAGGTGCTGGACCGCGACACCGTGCTGGGGCCGCGGCAGCTCGCCGTACTGGCGGCGGTCGGGCGGGCCCGGGTGAAGGTGCGTCCCCGGCCCCGGGTGGTCGTGGTGTCGACCGGAGCCGAGCTGCGCGAGCCCGGCACCCGGCTGGCCGAGGGACAGATCTACGACTCGAACAGCTACACCCTCGCGGCCGCGGCTCGGCAGGCCGGCGCCGTCGTCTACCGGGTCGGCATCGTCGACGACGACCCGAAGCGGATCATGGACACGCTGTCGGACCAGCTGGTCCGCGCCGACCTGGTGATCACCTCCGGCGGCGTCAGCAAGGGCGTGTACGACGTGGTCAAGGAGGTGCTGACCAAGCTCGGCACCATCGACTTCCCCGAGGTCGCGATGCAGCCGGGCAAGCCGCAGGGCTTCGGTGTGATGGGCGACGACGCGGTGCCGATCTTCACCCTGCCCGGCAACCCGGTCTCGGCGTACGTCTCGTTCGAGGTGTTCGTCCGGCCCGCGCTGCGCAAGCTGATGGGCCGGATGCCGTACCGGCGCCGTCCGGTGCAGGCGGTCGTGCTGGACGGGTTCTCGTCACCGGCCGGGAAGCGGCAGTTCGTGCGCGCCGCGGCCACCTCCGGCGACGAGGGGTGGATGGCCAGTACAGTCGGCGGCCACGGCTCGCACCTGCTCGGCGGGCTGAGCCGCTCGAACGCCCTGATCGTGGTGCCCGAGGACGTCACAGCGGTCCGGGCCGGTGAGCAGGTCGAGCTCTGGCTGCTGGACGAGGAGACCGGATGA
- a CDS encoding GNAT family N-acetyltransferase — MDDLLIRPLEPWDTDEAAAVWWKARHADAGQLPAAIHTEAEVAKWFAGVLLPDGQTWVALDDGRIVAVLTLDGDDLDQLYVDPAAAGQGIGSTLVDLAKDLRPGGLALWTFQTNTRAQAFYRRHGFTEVRRTDGRANEEKAPDIRMVWGNHPERLESSA; from the coding sequence ATGGACGACCTGCTGATCCGGCCGCTGGAGCCGTGGGACACCGACGAGGCGGCCGCGGTCTGGTGGAAGGCCCGGCACGCCGACGCGGGGCAACTGCCGGCGGCGATCCACACCGAGGCCGAGGTGGCGAAGTGGTTCGCCGGCGTGCTGCTGCCGGACGGGCAGACCTGGGTCGCGCTCGACGACGGCCGGATCGTGGCCGTGCTGACGCTGGACGGCGACGACCTGGACCAGCTGTACGTCGACCCTGCCGCGGCCGGCCAGGGCATCGGCTCCACCCTGGTGGATCTGGCCAAGGACCTGCGGCCGGGCGGGCTCGCGCTCTGGACCTTCCAGACCAACACCCGGGCCCAGGCGTTCTACCGCCGGCACGGATTCACCGAGGTACGCCGTACCGACGGCCGTGCCAACGAGGAGAAAGCGCCAGATATCAGGATGGTCTGGGGCAATCACCCCGAACGACTAGAGTCGTCTGCGTGA
- a CDS encoding UTP--glucose-1-phosphate uridylyltransferase, translating to MSEAGLQQAQDKMRAAGAAEVAIRVFSHYYRLLEAGQQGTIRESEIEPVGELPQLDRLDTDTESMRAALAETVVIKLNGGLGTSMGVTGPKSALPVKDGLSFLDIIARQILSTRKTYDVPLPLVLMNSFRTRDESLAVLNQYADLPVDGLPLDFQQNMEPKLLAEDLTPVEWPDDPELAWCPPGHGDLFTALVASGTLDALREHGFRHAFISNADNLGATPDGRIAAWMAEHDVPFGMEVCRRTRSDRKGGHVAVRTSDGRLILRDSAQVHADDTASFQDITRHKTFNTNNLWIDLDRLADLMAGHDGVLGLPIIVNHKTVDPADPDSPKVIQLETGMGTAIETFEGSQAVLVDRSRFKPVKTTNDLLVLRSDVYDLDEAGDLTTTHEGDEPYVDLDPDHFKILADFEARFPAGPPSLVRADRLEVRGDVAFGKDVVVVGEVEVTAPEGERLQIADGTELRG from the coding sequence ATGAGTGAGGCGGGTCTTCAGCAGGCACAGGACAAGATGCGGGCGGCCGGCGCGGCCGAGGTCGCGATCAGGGTCTTCTCGCACTACTACCGGTTGCTCGAGGCGGGACAGCAGGGCACGATCCGCGAGAGCGAGATCGAGCCGGTCGGTGAGCTGCCGCAGCTGGACCGCCTGGACACCGACACCGAGTCGATGCGGGCCGCGCTCGCGGAGACCGTGGTGATCAAGCTGAACGGCGGCCTCGGCACGTCGATGGGCGTCACCGGCCCGAAGTCCGCGCTGCCGGTGAAGGACGGGCTGAGCTTCCTCGACATCATCGCCCGGCAGATCCTCAGCACCCGCAAGACGTACGACGTACCGCTGCCGCTGGTGCTGATGAACTCCTTCCGGACCCGGGACGAGTCCCTGGCGGTGCTCAACCAGTACGCCGACCTGCCGGTCGACGGGCTGCCGCTGGACTTCCAGCAGAACATGGAGCCCAAGCTGCTCGCCGAGGACCTCACCCCGGTGGAGTGGCCCGACGACCCCGAGCTGGCCTGGTGCCCGCCGGGTCACGGCGACCTGTTCACCGCGCTGGTCGCCTCCGGCACGCTGGACGCGCTGCGCGAGCACGGCTTCCGGCACGCCTTCATCTCGAACGCCGACAACCTCGGCGCCACGCCGGACGGCCGGATCGCGGCCTGGATGGCCGAGCACGACGTGCCGTTCGGGATGGAGGTGTGCCGCCGGACCCGCTCGGACCGCAAGGGCGGGCACGTCGCGGTGCGCACGTCCGACGGCCGGCTGATCCTGCGCGACAGCGCCCAGGTGCACGCCGACGACACTGCGTCGTTCCAGGACATCACCCGGCACAAGACGTTCAACACCAACAACCTGTGGATCGATCTGGACCGGCTGGCCGACCTGATGGCCGGCCACGACGGCGTGCTCGGCCTGCCGATCATCGTCAACCACAAGACCGTCGACCCGGCCGACCCGGACTCGCCGAAGGTGATCCAGCTGGAGACCGGCATGGGCACCGCGATCGAGACCTTCGAGGGATCGCAGGCTGTCCTGGTGGACCGCAGCCGGTTCAAGCCGGTGAAGACGACCAACGACCTGCTGGTGCTGCGCTCGGACGTCTACGACCTGGACGAGGCCGGCGACCTGACCACCACGCACGAGGGCGACGAGCCGTACGTCGACCTGGACCCCGACCACTTCAAGATCCTGGCCGACTTCGAGGCGCGGTTCCCGGCCGGGCCGCCGTCGCTGGTCCGCGCCGACCGGCTGGAGGTGCGCGGCGACGTTGCCTTCGGCAAGGACGTGGTGGTGGTCGGCGAGGTCGAGGTGACCGCGCCCGAGGGCGAGCGGCTGCAGATCGCCGACGGCACCGAGCTGCGCGGCTGA
- a CDS encoding 5-formyltetrahydrofolate cyclo-ligase: MFTAKAAVRQSLLDARRSLPPGKGLLDSALATGEVQRARRIALYVSRGREPQTGSLIDWLLARDRDVLLPILYADNDLGWGLAPGAADLVPGRLGLSEPRVDLGSDAIATVDLVICPALAVDRTGVRLGRGGGSYDRALGRVAPGVPVWAAVYDTEILDHLPSDPHDQPVHAALTPTGLVRLT, encoded by the coding sequence GTGTTCACCGCCAAGGCTGCCGTGCGGCAGTCACTCCTGGACGCCCGCCGCTCGCTGCCGCCCGGCAAGGGCTTGCTCGACTCCGCCCTGGCGACCGGGGAGGTCCAGCGAGCGCGGCGCATCGCGCTGTACGTGTCGAGGGGCCGGGAGCCGCAGACCGGCTCGCTGATCGACTGGCTGCTGGCCCGCGACCGTGACGTGCTGCTGCCGATCCTGTACGCCGACAACGACCTCGGCTGGGGGCTGGCTCCCGGGGCTGCCGACCTGGTTCCCGGCCGGCTGGGCCTGTCCGAGCCTCGGGTCGATCTGGGCTCCGACGCGATCGCGACGGTGGACCTGGTGATCTGTCCCGCGCTCGCCGTGGACCGGACCGGCGTCCGGCTGGGACGGGGTGGTGGCTCGTACGACCGTGCGCTCGGCCGGGTCGCGCCCGGCGTACCGGTCTGGGCGGCGGTCTACGACACGGAGATCCTGGACCACCTGCCGAGCGACCCGCACGACCAACCGGTACACGCTGCGCTCACGCCGACCGGGCTCGTCCGGCTGACCTGA
- a CDS encoding phosphotransferase codes for MISRADRSSRAVEAAAAAARELGLSVTEPTVLYDVFSVVVHLKPSPVVARVPVVLPDALLDLEVAGRRQQRELDVAQWLSELDKPVARPSPLVPREPVQRDGLSFTFWELVEQDTSTEPDYSQGTARAAELHAVLADYPAELPWFAPVTSVVPQGLEQLKNDTPMLTPDDVGRVRSEWDAVAPLLMTREGWEQAFPGSVVQPIHGDAPSYNIIATPDGVLWSDFEDVNLGPIEWDLAGFGPEHARIYNEAAAALGRPVLDERAQVAMDLARAFQLIVCLPLVPQLPELADGLKPFVENWRTMPFAGGLV; via the coding sequence ATGATTTCCCGAGCAGACCGATCCAGCCGAGCAGTGGAGGCTGCGGCGGCGGCCGCGCGTGAGCTGGGCCTGTCGGTCACCGAGCCGACTGTGCTGTACGACGTGTTCTCGGTCGTGGTGCACCTCAAACCGTCGCCAGTGGTGGCGCGCGTCCCCGTCGTACTGCCGGACGCGCTGCTCGACCTGGAGGTGGCCGGTCGGCGGCAGCAGCGCGAGTTGGACGTGGCGCAGTGGTTGTCCGAGCTGGACAAGCCGGTGGCCCGGCCGAGCCCGCTGGTCCCTCGGGAGCCGGTCCAGCGCGACGGCTTGTCGTTCACGTTCTGGGAGCTGGTCGAGCAGGACACGTCCACCGAGCCGGACTACAGCCAGGGCACGGCCCGAGCTGCCGAGCTGCACGCAGTACTGGCTGACTACCCGGCTGAGCTGCCGTGGTTCGCGCCGGTGACGTCTGTGGTGCCGCAGGGACTCGAGCAGCTGAAGAACGACACGCCGATGCTGACTCCGGACGACGTGGGCCGGGTCCGGTCGGAGTGGGACGCCGTAGCGCCGCTGCTGATGACCCGGGAGGGCTGGGAGCAGGCGTTCCCTGGGTCGGTGGTCCAGCCGATCCACGGCGACGCGCCGTCGTACAACATCATCGCGACCCCCGACGGCGTGCTGTGGTCGGACTTCGAGGACGTCAACCTCGGCCCGATCGAGTGGGACCTGGCCGGCTTCGGTCCGGAGCACGCGCGGATCTACAACGAGGCCGCGGCCGCGCTGGGCCGGCCGGTCCTGGACGAGCGGGCCCAGGTCGCGATGGACCTCGCCCGGGCCTTCCAGCTGATCGTCTGCCTGCCGCTGGTCCCGCAACTGCCGGAGTTGGCCGACGGGCTGAAGCCGTTCGTGGAGAACTGGCGCACCATGCCCTTCGCGGGCGGCCTGGTCTGA